AACAAGTTCAACGACTACTTCAACTTCATCGCCAGGCATTACCATCTCGCGACCAGCTGGAAGTGTAATATTTCCAGTTACGTCTGTTGTTCTAAAATAAAACTGAGGTCTATATCCATTGAAAAATGGAGTGTGTCTTCCACCTTCTTCTTTTTTCAATGTAACAATTTTTGCTTTAAATTTTTTGTGTGGAGTTATAGAACCAACTTTTGCAACAACTTGACCACGCTCTACATCTTCTTTTTTTGTACCACGAAGAAGTATACCAACGTTATCACCAGGTTGAGTTTCTTTTAACTCTTTATTAAACATTTCAATACCGGTTATTGTAGATCTTTGTGTATCTCTAAAACCGACTATTTCTATGTCTTCACCAATTTTTGCCACACCTCTTTCTACACGACCCGTAACAACAGTACCTCTTCCTGAAATTGAGAATACGTCTTCTATTGGCATTAAAAATGCTTTTTCAGTGTCTCTTACAGGTGTTGGAATATAGCTATCAACAGCATCCATCAAGCGCTGAATTGATTGGCTACCTATTTCAGATGTATCACCCTCTAAAACTTTTAATGCAGAACCTCTAATAATAGGAATATCTTTTCCAGGAAAACCATATTGTGTTAAAAGTTCTCTAATTTCTTCTTCAACCAATTCAATCAAACCTTCATCATCAACCATATCCACTTTATTCATGAATACCACTATTGCGGGAACACCAACCTGTCCAGCTAATAAAATGTGTTCTCTGGTTTGAGGCATTGGTCCGTCAGCAGCGGAAACAACCAATATTGCACCATCCATTTGAGCAGCACCGGTAATCATATTTTTTACATAGTCGGCGTGACCTGGACAGTCTACGTGTGCATAGTGACGTTTTTCAGTTTCATATTCAACGTGAGATACTGCAATTGTAATACCTCTGGCTTTTTCTTCCGGAGCATTATCAATTTGATCAAAAGCTCTAAAATTAGCCAAACCTTTTGTTGCTAAATATTTTGTTATTGCCGCAGTCAAAGATGTCTTACCATGGTCAACGTGACCAATTGTTCCAATATTACAATGCGGTTTTTTTCTTTCAAATATACCTTTTGCCATTTTGTATATCCTTCTTATATCTACAAATCAACATTATTAAAACTATTTTTTACCTACTATTTCCTCTTGGACGTTTTTAGGGACTTCCCTATAAACCTCAAATTCCATTGACGAACTTGCTCGACCTTTTGTCATAGAGCGCAAATCCGTTGTATATCCAAACATCTCGGCAAGAGGAACCTGAGCCGTTATTATTTGGACACCTTTACGTTCTTCCATTCCTAAAATTCTTCCACGACGAGAATTTAAGTCTCCCATAACATCGCCCATATATTCTTCAGGGGTAACAACCTCTATCTTGAATATTGGCTCCAAAATTACAGGTGTAGCTTTTTTCATACATTCTTTGAATGCCATCGAAGCTGCTATCTTAAAAGCTATTTCCGAAGAGTCTACATCATGAAAAGATCCATCAAAAACTTCAACCTGAACGTCAACAACAGGATATCCCGCCAAAATTCCGTTAGTTAAAGCTTCTTTTACACCTTTTTCTATACCTGGAATATACTCTTTAGGAATAACACCACCAACAATATTATTTTCAAATTTATAACCAGCGCCACGATCAAGAGGCAAAATTTTTAACCAAACATGTCCATATTGACCACGACCACCGGACTGACGAATAAATTTACCTTCAGCTTCAGCTGTAGCCATAACTGTTTCTTTAAAAGCTACTTGAGGCTTTCCAACATTGGCTTCAACTTTATGCTCTCTAAGCATTCTATCAACAATAATTTCCAAGTGTAATTCACCCATACCTGAAATTACTGTCTGACCTGTTTCATTATCGAATGTAAATCTAAATGAAGGGTCTTCCTGCATTAATTTTCTCAATGCTATTGTCATCTTTTCATAATCACCTTTACCCTTTGGCTCTATTGCAACACTCACAACAGGTTCAGGAAACTGAATAGACTCCAATAATATTGGATGATTTTCATCACAGAAAGTATCTCCGGTCGTTACATCTTTTACACCAACAACGGCAATAATATCACCAGCGGATACGCAAGAAACCTCTTCTCTTTTATTCGCATGCATTCGCACTAGACGGCTTACTCGTTCTTTTTTACCTTTTGACGAATTATATATATAAGAACCTGCTTCCAAAAAGCCTGAATAAACTCTGGCAAAAGTTAAAGATCCAACAAAAGGATCTGTCATAATTTTAAATGCCAAAGCACTAAATGGTGCCTTTGGATCAGATTCTCTTTTTTCTTTTTCATTTGTATCCGGATTAATACCTTCAATAGCCGGAACATCCAAAGGCGATGGTAAATAATCTACAACCGCATCTAATAAAAGCTGTACACCCTTATTTTTAAATGCTGAACCACAAAAAACCGGTGTTACTTTCTGATCTAAAACACCTTTTCTTATAGCGGCTTTTATTCTTTCATGAGATACAGTTTTACCATCTAAGTAATCTTCTGCCATCGCATCATCAAAATCGCAAGCTCTCTCAACCAAATGACGTCTTAATTCAGAAACTTTGTCTTTATATTCTTCAGGCAGATCAATCCATGAAACCTTTGATCCTTGAGATTCTTCATCAAAAACAGCAAGTTTTTCAGTTACAAGATCAATTATTCCAGAAAAGTCTTCAGACTGACCAACGGGGCACTGCATTGCAATTGGGTTACCATGCAACTTAGAATCAATCTCGGACACAACGTCGAAATAGTTGGCACCAATTCTATCCAATTTATTAACAAATGCTATTCTCGGAACTTTATATCTGTCAGCTTGACGCCAAACAGTTTCAGATTGAGGCTCAACACCACCAACACCACAGAAAACAGCGACACTTCCATCCAAAACACGCAAAGATCGCTCTACTTCTATAGTAAAATCAACGTGACCCGGTGT
The sequence above is drawn from the Candidatus Dependentiae bacterium genome and encodes:
- the tuf gene encoding elongation factor Tu translates to MAKGIFERKKPHCNIGTIGHVDHGKTSLTAAITKYLATKGLANFRAFDQIDNAPEEKARGITIAVSHVEYETEKRHYAHVDCPGHADYVKNMITGAAQMDGAILVVSAADGPMPQTREHILLAGQVGVPAIVVFMNKVDMVDDEGLIELVEEEIRELLTQYGFPGKDIPIIRGSALKVLEGDTSEIGSQSIQRLMDAVDSYIPTPVRDTEKAFLMPIEDVFSISGRGTVVTGRVERGVAKIGEDIEIVGFRDTQRSTITGIEMFNKELKETQPGDNVGILLRGTKKEDVERGQVVAKVGSITPHKKFKAKIVTLKKEEGGRHTPFFNGYRPQFYFRTTDVTGNITLPAGREMVMPGDEVEVVVELVGKIAMDKELKFAVREGGRTVGAGIVTEIIE
- the fusA gene encoding elongation factor G, with the protein product MSNSNSAELKKQRNIGIMAHIDAGKTTVSERVLFYTGVSHKIGEVHEGEAVMDWMEQEQERGITITSAATTCYWKDHKINLIDTPGHVDFTIEVERSLRVLDGSVAVFCGVGGVEPQSETVWRQADRYKVPRIAFVNKLDRIGANYFDVVSEIDSKLHGNPIAMQCPVGQSEDFSGIIDLVTEKLAVFDEESQGSKVSWIDLPEEYKDKVSELRRHLVERACDFDDAMAEDYLDGKTVSHERIKAAIRKGVLDQKVTPVFCGSAFKNKGVQLLLDAVVDYLPSPLDVPAIEGINPDTNEKEKRESDPKAPFSALAFKIMTDPFVGSLTFARVYSGFLEAGSYIYNSSKGKKERVSRLVRMHANKREEVSCVSAGDIIAVVGVKDVTTGDTFCDENHPILLESIQFPEPVVSVAIEPKGKGDYEKMTIALRKLMQEDPSFRFTFDNETGQTVISGMGELHLEIIVDRMLREHKVEANVGKPQVAFKETVMATAEAEGKFIRQSGGRGQYGHVWLKILPLDRGAGYKFENNIVGGVIPKEYIPGIEKGVKEALTNGILAGYPVVDVQVEVFDGSFHDVDSSEIAFKIAASMAFKECMKKATPVILEPIFKIEVVTPEEYMGDVMGDLNSRRGRILGMEERKGVQIITAQVPLAEMFGYTTDLRSMTKGRASSSMEFEVYREVPKNVQEEIVGKK